In one Streptomyces marincola genomic region, the following are encoded:
- a CDS encoding universal stress protein, which produces MARPLTVGVDGSPQSLAAAHWAAREAERRGLPLRLVHAWINEPLLVPPDPDEEVARGLLDRTRATIAEAHPDVPLSAGLLPEVATTGLAEESGRAEMLVLGSRGHGPVLGFLLGSVGLPVIAHATCPVVLVRSGRDRDGRSGPDGEPPADGTRGPESGGDAGDAGDAGEIVVAIKDAGPAALPLLDFAFTTAAARGAAVRAVRAWGTPSLFGADVPDSLEANAGAAKDLEGAEADVLSGVLAPWRRRHPEVPVTEHLRFGNAAEVLLSAALPHAGLVVVGRRPHHRLLGTRIGPVVHAVLHHAWAPVAVVPYDIDHGSGNGTDRETA; this is translated from the coding sequence ATGGCCCGTCCCCTCACCGTCGGCGTGGACGGCTCGCCGCAGAGCCTGGCGGCCGCCCACTGGGCGGCCCGGGAGGCGGAGCGGCGCGGGCTGCCGCTGCGCCTGGTGCACGCCTGGATCAACGAACCGCTCCTCGTGCCGCCCGATCCGGACGAGGAGGTGGCCCGGGGGCTGCTCGACCGGACCCGCGCCACCATCGCGGAGGCGCACCCGGACGTGCCGCTGAGCGCCGGGCTCCTGCCCGAGGTGGCCACGACGGGTCTTGCCGAGGAGTCGGGGCGCGCGGAGATGCTGGTGCTCGGCTCGCGCGGGCACGGGCCCGTGCTCGGCTTCCTGCTCGGCTCGGTCGGCCTGCCGGTCATCGCGCACGCCACGTGCCCCGTGGTCCTGGTCCGCTCGGGGCGGGACCGGGACGGCCGGTCCGGGCCCGACGGCGAGCCTCCGGCGGACGGGACGCGAGGCCCGGAGAGCGGCGGGGACGCCGGGGACGCCGGGGACGCCGGGGAGATCGTCGTCGCGATCAAGGACGCGGGCCCCGCCGCGCTGCCGCTGCTCGACTTCGCGTTCACCACCGCCGCGGCGCGCGGCGCCGCGGTGCGCGCCGTTCGCGCGTGGGGCACGCCCTCGCTGTTCGGCGCCGACGTGCCGGACAGCCTGGAGGCGAACGCGGGCGCCGCGAAGGACCTGGAGGGCGCCGAGGCCGACGTGCTCTCCGGCGTGCTCGCGCCCTGGCGGCGGCGCCATCCCGAGGTGCCGGTGACCGAGCACCTGCGCTTCGGCAACGCGGCCGAGGTGCTGCTGTCCGCGGCCCTGCCGCACGCCGGGCTCGTCGTCGTCGGCCGCCGCCCGCACCACCGCCTGCTCGGCACCCGGATCGGTCCCGTGGTGCACGCGGTGCTGCACCACGCGTGGGCGCCGGTGGCCGTCGTGCCCTACGACATCGACCACGGGTCCGGGAACGGCACCGACCGCGAAACCGCGTAG
- a CDS encoding nitrite reductase (NAD(P)H) small subunit: MNVELEVADGRWVAVCGPADLTPGRGVAVLLPDGEQAAVFLDRHGRTYAIGNRDPFTGAYVLSRGLVGSTGNGGSPFVASPLLKQRFDLVTGTCLDDPAPDRSVPVFATRRA; this comes from the coding sequence GTGAACGTGGAGCTGGAAGTGGCGGACGGGCGGTGGGTGGCGGTCTGCGGGCCGGCCGACCTCACGCCGGGGCGCGGGGTCGCCGTGCTGCTGCCGGACGGCGAGCAGGCCGCGGTGTTCCTCGACCGGCACGGGCGGACGTACGCGATCGGCAACCGCGACCCGTTCACCGGCGCCTACGTCCTCTCGCGCGGCCTGGTCGGCTCGACGGGCAACGGCGGCAGCCCGTTCGTCGCTTCCCCGCTGCTGAAGCAGCGGTTCGACCTGGTGACGGGCACCTGCCTCGACGACCCGGCGCCGGACCGGTCGGTGCCGGTGTTCGCGACGCGCCGCGCGTAG